A window from SAR324 cluster bacterium encodes these proteins:
- the recF gene encoding DNA replication and repair protein RecF (All proteins in this family for which functions are known are DNA-binding proteins that assist the filamentation of RecA onto DNA for the initiation of recombination or recombinational repair.): MVIRSLELHQFRNYCQLQVEFGPGLNWLHGHNGQGKTNLVEAIAYLCNLESFRTRKTQQLWYSEANAARMTALLEQQQVLRRVQIILSTRGRQVWLDHAPFQRTSEYVLSFLALSFTPEDVALFRGPPQERRRFFNRIISTLDPSYFRHLQDYTKILAEKNAALRQRQDRQLSAWNQVLARTGWELIQRRAAFAEQVLSHLVELFRMATGRPEQLSLRYHPAVQCSDAEQLEKMMEEQRDRELRSGYALIGPHRDDYHLFLDEKIDRDFFSQGELRVTNLSLKIAINQLLFSHYSLHPILIFDDLFSELDAQVSQRLLGLFAQLKNQIFVTSTTRPEKLDTKSYTFQVVQGQFV; encoded by the coding sequence ATGGTAATTCGTTCGCTGGAACTTCATCAATTTCGAAATTATTGCCAGTTGCAGGTTGAGTTTGGACCAGGTCTCAACTGGCTGCACGGTCACAACGGCCAAGGAAAAACCAACTTGGTCGAAGCGATCGCCTACCTCTGTAATTTAGAATCCTTCCGAACTCGCAAGACGCAGCAACTCTGGTACAGTGAAGCCAACGCAGCTCGAATGACTGCTCTGTTAGAACAACAGCAGGTTTTGCGTCGAGTGCAAATTATCCTTTCAACCCGAGGTCGTCAGGTTTGGCTGGATCATGCCCCGTTCCAACGAACTTCGGAATATGTCCTTTCCTTTCTAGCTCTGAGTTTTACTCCGGAGGACGTAGCGCTATTTCGAGGACCCCCTCAAGAGCGGCGGCGCTTCTTCAACAGAATCATCTCCACCCTGGACCCAAGCTACTTCCGTCATCTCCAGGACTACACCAAGATACTGGCTGAAAAAAATGCTGCGCTGCGACAGCGTCAGGATCGTCAGCTCTCTGCCTGGAACCAAGTCCTAGCACGTACAGGCTGGGAATTGATCCAGCGCCGAGCAGCCTTTGCTGAACAGGTGCTGTCTCACTTGGTAGAACTCTTCAGGATGGCTACTGGTCGACCAGAGCAGCTGTCACTGCGCTACCATCCTGCTGTCCAGTGTAGTGACGCGGAACAATTGGAGAAAATGATGGAGGAACAGCGTGATCGTGAACTGCGATCAGGTTACGCGCTGATTGGTCCTCATCGTGATGATTACCACCTATTTCTAGATGAAAAAATTGATCGAGATTTTTTTTCTCAGGGAGAATTGAGAGTCACGAATTTATCTTTAAAAATTGCAATAAATCAGTTACTATTCTCCCATTATTCCTTACATCCAATACTGATTTTTGATGATCTTTTCTCCGAGTTAGATGCGCAGGTTTCCCAACGTCTGCTCGGGCTCTTTGCACAACTGAAGAATCAGATCTTCGTAACTTCAACAACACGCCCAGAAAAATTAGATACGAAGAGTTACACTTTTCAAGTGGTGCAAGGGCAATTCGTCTGA
- the dnaN gene encoding DNA polymerase III subunit beta, giving the protein MEILIQQEVLRSALQNIISIIDKSASKPILSNFLLRTVSGEDGDHNEAEFSATDYEISIIEHFPAEVIQAGSICVNAKKVYDICREFQGNDIRIRSTEQHWVHITSGASEMRLPLVEVGLYPQTELEQLSESLTLPAQDLKQCIDMTLFASQTNESRKNLMGVNLSSKEGNLTRWLATDGHRLAQVLKGVESASFESVSDVIIPRKALGEIRKAIELFGEEVTISFDDRVMQFVGSQVSFKTRLIEGKFPNCDPIIPKDNHLVATVDRERLVSALRIVSSISYEKLKPVKLTLTEGKLRLESEKAEYGEVSDEMEADYSGEDFQVGFNSRYLLDALGVIQTERVKLECKNPMSPSVIRAADDEEYLAVIMPLRIEW; this is encoded by the coding sequence ATGGAAATTCTAATTCAACAGGAAGTTCTTCGTAGCGCTCTTCAGAACATCATTTCCATCATTGACAAGAGTGCTTCCAAACCGATTCTCTCAAACTTTCTACTAAGAACTGTTTCAGGAGAAGATGGAGATCATAATGAAGCTGAGTTCTCAGCAACAGATTATGAAATTTCCATCATCGAACACTTCCCAGCAGAAGTGATTCAAGCCGGAAGTATTTGTGTGAATGCAAAGAAAGTCTACGATATCTGTCGGGAGTTTCAGGGTAATGATATTCGCATCCGTTCGACGGAGCAGCACTGGGTGCATATCACAAGTGGAGCTTCTGAGATGCGCCTACCTTTGGTGGAAGTAGGTCTTTATCCACAGACTGAGTTGGAACAGTTGTCAGAGTCGCTAACGCTACCAGCCCAGGATCTCAAGCAGTGCATTGACATGACACTGTTCGCTTCACAAACCAACGAATCCCGCAAAAACTTGATGGGGGTGAACCTTTCTTCAAAGGAAGGAAACCTGACGAGGTGGTTGGCAACAGATGGCCATCGCTTGGCACAAGTGCTCAAGGGCGTGGAGTCTGCGTCCTTTGAATCTGTTTCTGACGTGATCATTCCTCGCAAGGCACTGGGTGAGATTCGTAAGGCTATCGAACTTTTTGGAGAAGAAGTCACGATCAGCTTCGATGATCGTGTGATGCAGTTTGTTGGTAGCCAGGTTTCTTTCAAGACTCGACTGATTGAGGGGAAGTTTCCCAATTGTGATCCGATCATTCCCAAGGACAATCACCTGGTGGCCACTGTCGATCGCGAACGTTTGGTCAGTGCACTGCGAATTGTCTCTTCTATCAGCTATGAAAAGCTCAAGCCGGTCAAATTAACCTTGACCGAGGGGAAACTAAGGCTAGAGAGCGAAAAGGCCGAATACGGGGAAGTGAGTGATGAAATGGAAGCAGATTATAGCGGAGAAGACTTTCAGGTGGGATTCAACTCACGCTACCTGTTGGATGCGCTGGGAGTAATCCAGACCGAGCGAGTCAAGTTAGAGTGCAAGAACCCAATGAGCCCGAGTGTGATCAGGGCTGCTGACGATGAAGAATACCTCGCTGTCATCATGCCATTGCGCATTGAATGGTAA
- a CDS encoding aspartate/glutamate racemase family protein, which translates to MRLVVTDSGLGGLSVCADLLTAPTSPTAKNTELLYVNAAPDPRRSYNSMESLAEKQEVFQTFLHRLADSYQPNHIFVACHTLSALLPEIKLPEIPIQGMLELTRKAVLEKAKEFGYSRLLVLATPTTISSGVYDQLLPDTHSIACPGLADMISSDVTGTRIIENIRLFLSGANPPLSPGKVIVVLGCTHYGWQENLFLEALDDISIEPFLINPNRIATQQLVKQWSPDDAIRFIGAYSTPMEERRTLIHLLEDVGAFPLITALNQEEVFSFLKK; encoded by the coding sequence GTGCGTCTAGTAGTCACTGATTCAGGCCTGGGAGGGTTGTCTGTCTGCGCTGATCTACTGACAGCTCCCACTAGTCCCACAGCAAAAAATACAGAATTACTCTACGTCAACGCAGCTCCAGATCCCCGACGTAGCTACAACTCAATGGAGTCATTAGCTGAAAAGCAGGAAGTCTTTCAAACCTTCCTACACCGCCTTGCAGACAGTTACCAACCTAATCATATCTTTGTTGCCTGCCACACACTCTCAGCATTGCTACCAGAAATTAAGCTTCCTGAAATACCCATTCAGGGAATGCTTGAGTTGACACGCAAAGCTGTCCTTGAAAAAGCAAAAGAATTTGGATATTCCAGATTACTTGTTTTAGCAACACCGACTACAATCTCTTCCGGAGTGTACGATCAACTGCTACCAGATACGCATTCGATTGCCTGTCCAGGTTTAGCAGACATGATCTCTTCTGATGTAACCGGAACTCGGATAATCGAAAATATCCGACTATTCCTGAGCGGTGCCAATCCACCACTTTCTCCGGGAAAAGTGATTGTTGTGCTTGGCTGCACACACTACGGCTGGCAAGAAAATCTATTTTTGGAAGCTCTGGATGACATCAGTATTGAACCATTTCTGATCAATCCAAATAGAATAGCTACACAACAACTGGTCAAGCAATGGTCTCCAGATGATGCCATTCGTTTCATTGGTGCTTACTCAACTCCGATGGAAGAACGTAGGACTCTGATACACCTGCTAGAGGATGTTGGTGCATTCCCATTGATCACAGCACTGAACCAGGAAGAGGTATTCTCATTTTTAAAAAAATGA
- a CDS encoding cyclopropane-fatty-acyl-phospholipid synthase, translated as MRSLIELVENGRIPDLLTRAGIRLLILQRLREQAQEGPDQERQAMMTFFEEMRQSPIALHTQEANEQHYELPPRFFELVLGPHLKYSCCHFPEGVTELEYAEASMLALTCERAQLQDGQQILELGCGWGSLSLWMAKHYPNSSILAVSNSRPQREFIESRAQELGLTNLSVQTCDMNDFTTEQHFDRVVSVEMFEHMRNWQSLLERISDWLKPEGKLFIHIFSHRRYAYAFSSEGDSNWMGRYFFTGGIMPSNDLLLYFQKDLLLEQHWVLSGVHYQRTADAWLQMMDSQKGEILQTFRETYGKDADVWFQRWRMFFLATSEVWGFRGGNEWLISHYLFNNRC; from the coding sequence TTGCGTTCCCTGATTGAACTCGTCGAAAATGGTCGTATTCCGGATTTGCTGACCCGTGCTGGCATTCGTCTGTTGATACTGCAGCGCCTTCGAGAGCAAGCACAGGAGGGTCCAGATCAGGAACGGCAAGCAATGATGACGTTTTTTGAGGAGATGCGACAGAGTCCAATTGCTCTGCACACTCAAGAAGCAAACGAGCAACACTATGAGCTACCTCCGCGATTCTTTGAATTAGTCTTAGGGCCACACCTCAAATACAGCTGCTGCCATTTTCCTGAGGGTGTTACAGAATTAGAATACGCTGAAGCCTCTATGCTGGCTCTAACTTGTGAGAGAGCGCAATTACAGGATGGTCAACAGATTCTCGAACTCGGTTGTGGTTGGGGTTCACTCTCCTTATGGATGGCAAAGCATTATCCAAATTCTTCGATTTTGGCTGTTTCGAATTCTCGGCCTCAGCGTGAATTTATTGAGTCGCGTGCCCAGGAGTTGGGTTTGACGAACCTGAGTGTGCAAACCTGCGACATGAACGACTTCACTACAGAACAGCACTTTGATCGCGTTGTCTCAGTAGAAATGTTTGAGCACATGCGCAACTGGCAGTCACTGTTGGAGAGAATTTCTGATTGGCTGAAACCGGAAGGAAAACTCTTCATCCATATCTTCAGCCACCGTCGCTATGCCTATGCTTTTTCCTCCGAAGGAGATTCCAATTGGATGGGACGCTACTTCTTCACAGGTGGAATCATGCCTTCCAACGATCTGCTACTCTATTTCCAGAAAGACCTACTATTAGAGCAGCACTGGGTTCTGAGTGGCGTGCACTACCAACGGACAGCTGATGCCTGGTTACAAATGATGGATTCACAGAAGGGAGAAATTCTACAAACATTTCGTGAGACTTACGGTAAAGATGCCGATGTCTGGTTCCAGCGTTGGCGGATGTTCTTCCTGGCGACTTCAGAAGTATGGGGATTTCGTGGTGGAAATGAGTGGCTGATCTCGCACTATCTTTTCAACAATCGGTGCTGA
- a CDS encoding SUMF1/EgtB/PvdO family nonheme iron enzyme, with the protein MRLFHLLPVLSLHFLISCERKTSPSENPPQLLPAVSTGESSSSRQNEPISEPISAPEFSQTPKLLSVNSLVPAPNATVSPDTLILLNFNQPLDSKNLNAESFALADSEGTRISLRLSTRGNSLTLTPNPELAHDTSYTVNLLKPLRGWNGEMLSELSWNFLTSPPPLMRPPSVVLVNPTDGETQVLADQSISVYLSQPLDPQTVSKESVRIQATQGARNIPVSGNLQVEGTSLKFIPDQPWLYGMTYRVTLLPELKDLQGNRLEARYEWSFETRTLVPGMVPIWPGSFMMGSPGKPPEREVTMNQIYYILNHEVTVGEYRLCMEAGACRYSEPTESHHWTMKNPDRVDAPLNYISWDQAQEYTRWLSRQYPGDYRLCTEAEWEYAARAEGKGRFGCGTEAKCLNQHAWHSHNLSQPGPQPVQRKQPNTWGLFDMQGNLWEWVQDYYAPLVPETVTRPSGPKEGRLRTVRGGSYRNQPESLELWQRGGNPPEMRQNYLGFRVCADP; encoded by the coding sequence ATGAGGCTGTTCCATCTGCTACCTGTCCTGTCGCTCCACTTCTTGATCTCTTGTGAACGCAAGACCTCACCATCAGAAAATCCCCCACAGCTACTTCCTGCTGTATCAACAGGTGAAAGCTCGAGTAGTAGACAGAATGAACCCATCTCTGAGCCAATCTCGGCTCCAGAGTTCAGCCAGACACCAAAGCTACTCTCCGTCAATTCTCTGGTTCCAGCTCCCAATGCCACGGTCTCTCCAGATACACTAATCCTACTCAACTTCAATCAACCGCTAGACTCCAAAAACCTAAACGCTGAGAGTTTTGCACTGGCTGATTCCGAAGGTACTCGAATTTCACTCCGGCTAAGTACTAGGGGCAATAGTCTCACACTCACTCCCAATCCTGAACTCGCTCACGATACTTCCTACACTGTCAACTTACTCAAGCCTCTACGTGGCTGGAATGGAGAGATGCTAAGTGAATTAAGCTGGAACTTCCTAACTTCACCGCCTCCCTTGATGCGGCCTCCTAGTGTTGTGCTGGTCAATCCAACTGACGGAGAGACCCAGGTTCTGGCTGACCAATCGATCAGTGTTTATCTAAGTCAGCCATTGGATCCTCAGACAGTTAGTAAAGAATCGGTAAGGATTCAAGCAACCCAAGGGGCTCGCAATATTCCAGTATCGGGAAACTTGCAGGTAGAAGGGACCAGTCTGAAATTCATTCCGGATCAACCCTGGTTATATGGAATGACGTATCGGGTAACGCTACTACCCGAACTCAAAGATTTACAGGGAAATCGCCTGGAGGCTCGTTACGAATGGTCCTTTGAGACACGCACTCTTGTACCTGGGATGGTTCCAATCTGGCCAGGCAGCTTTATGATGGGTAGCCCTGGCAAACCACCAGAGCGTGAAGTGACGATGAATCAGATCTATTACATTCTCAATCACGAAGTCACTGTGGGCGAATATCGATTGTGTATGGAGGCTGGTGCTTGTCGTTATTCAGAACCAACCGAATCACACCACTGGACAATGAAAAATCCAGATCGGGTTGATGCACCTCTCAATTACATTTCCTGGGATCAGGCTCAGGAGTACACACGCTGGCTCAGTCGTCAGTATCCGGGAGATTACCGACTCTGCACGGAAGCAGAATGGGAGTATGCCGCCAGAGCTGAAGGAAAAGGAAGATTTGGTTGCGGGACAGAAGCCAAATGCCTCAACCAACACGCCTGGCACAGCCACAATCTTTCTCAACCAGGTCCTCAGCCTGTTCAGCGCAAGCAACCAAATACCTGGGGACTCTTTGATATGCAGGGAAATCTTTGGGAATGGGTTCAAGACTATTATGCGCCTCTAGTACCAGAAACAGTCACCCGACCGAGTGGTCCTAAAGAGGGGAGATTGCGAACAGTTCGCGGTGGGAGCTATCGAAATCAACCAGAATCTCTTGAACTTTGGCAAAGAGGTGGTAACCCACCAGAAATGAGGCAAAACTATCTGGGTTTTCGCGTGTGTGCCGACCCTTGA
- a CDS encoding type II secretion system F family protein, with translation MPLYQYQAFDHAGVLRKGSEDAVSESDLRQRLRSQQLYPKEIRVSRNTSRSFLPKRRTNYKRALTLFTRQFEVLMDATIPYDKALQLIIEQTEAVGFKEILAEVRARVVEGGSLADALQLYPKIFPEMYVSMIRSGENSGNLGTILKRLADYYETQERLRGKLKSAMIYPAFMLVFSLLVVVFMVTYIVPKITQIFASKGTLLPLPTRILMGLSDFMVHSWYLVLIGLIILIFGFSAFLRSEFGKKVLQQLQLKAPLIGPLMQKVLIARFCQTLGTLLGSGVDLKTALEISRHVVVNQLLIEQLNKMIIEVNNKGIPLSAAMGRTGYFPDYVQHVVAIGEEAARVDELLERVANRMQEEVSRLLEGLTALLQPTMILLMGGIVGFIALSVLLPMLNMNQLLGR, from the coding sequence ATGCCACTCTACCAGTACCAAGCTTTCGACCATGCTGGGGTTCTGCGCAAGGGTTCTGAAGATGCCGTTAGTGAGAGTGACCTGCGTCAGCGACTACGCTCTCAGCAGCTCTATCCCAAGGAAATTCGGGTTTCCCGCAACACCAGTCGTTCCTTCCTCCCAAAACGCAGAACCAATTACAAGCGAGCGTTGACTCTCTTCACTCGACAGTTCGAAGTGTTGATGGACGCTACAATTCCTTACGACAAGGCCCTGCAACTCATCATTGAGCAGACTGAAGCGGTGGGATTTAAAGAAATCCTGGCCGAAGTCCGAGCACGTGTTGTTGAAGGGGGATCTTTGGCGGATGCGCTGCAGCTGTACCCAAAAATCTTTCCTGAGATGTATGTCAGCATGATTCGTTCAGGAGAGAACAGCGGCAATCTGGGTACAATTCTCAAACGGCTTGCCGATTACTACGAAACTCAAGAACGTCTGCGAGGTAAACTGAAATCAGCAATGATCTACCCAGCCTTCATGCTGGTTTTTTCATTGCTGGTGGTTGTCTTTATGGTCACTTACATCGTGCCCAAGATCACCCAGATTTTTGCCAGCAAAGGAACCCTGTTGCCCTTGCCCACCAGAATTTTGATGGGACTCAGCGATTTCATGGTTCACTCTTGGTACCTTGTATTGATTGGGTTGATAATCCTGATTTTCGGTTTCTCAGCTTTTCTACGTAGCGAGTTTGGCAAGAAAGTTCTTCAACAACTGCAACTGAAAGCACCACTGATTGGTCCCCTGATGCAAAAGGTACTGATCGCTCGTTTTTGTCAAACTCTCGGTACCTTGCTCGGGAGCGGAGTGGATTTAAAGACCGCTCTGGAAATTTCACGACACGTGGTTGTCAATCAACTGCTGATCGAACAGCTAAACAAGATGATTATTGAAGTCAATAACAAGGGAATCCCACTTTCAGCAGCGATGGGTCGAACTGGTTACTTCCCAGATTATGTCCAGCACGTTGTGGCTATTGGAGAAGAAGCAGCCCGTGTCGATGAGTTGTTAGAGCGTGTGGCAAACCGTATGCAGGAGGAAGTAAGTAGATTGTTGGAGGGTCTGACGGCTCTGCTACAACCAACTATGATTTTATTGATGGGTGGAATTGTTGGCTTCATTGCGCTGTCTGTCTTGCTACCGATGCTGAACATGAATCAATTGCTCGGTCGTTAG